One part of the Microthrixaceae bacterium genome encodes these proteins:
- a CDS encoding universal stress protein codes for MIATDGTDESVEAAQRALDYIPVDAEVYLVSIIEGKYDPALDAGGFAGPLMDEDEAEERFQEAKEEGREAIERTERMLGARSVVERIVPSSASVPDAIASVAREDDVDLIVVGSTQTGWFERHLLGGTDERLLRKAPCPVLVMTGDD; via the coding sequence ATGATTGCAACCGACGGTACCGACGAATCGGTCGAGGCCGCCCAGCGGGCGTTGGACTACATCCCGGTCGATGCCGAGGTGTATCTCGTGTCCATCATCGAAGGGAAATACGACCCGGCGCTCGACGCTGGCGGTTTCGCCGGTCCGCTGATGGACGAGGACGAGGCCGAGGAACGATTTCAGGAGGCGAAGGAAGAGGGACGCGAGGCCATCGAGCGCACCGAACGAATGCTGGGCGCACGAAGTGTCGTGGAGCGGATCGTGCCATCGTCGGCTTCGGTCCCCGACGCGATCGCCTCGGTCGCTCGAGAGGACGACGTCGACCTCATCGTCGTCGGCTCCACCCAGACCGGATGGTTCGAACGTCACCTGCTCGGCGGCACCGATGAGCGACTGTTGCGCAAGGCCCCGTGCCCGGTGCTGGTGATGACCGGCGACGACTGA
- a CDS encoding DUF3516 domain-containing protein: protein MATLEIPFGGLDGDEALERFTGWVEAQGLSLYPAQEEATLSLFADEHAVITTPTGSGKSLVATAGHAEALAAGGFSVYTAPIKALVSEKFFDFRAIFGADNVGMVTGDTQINPTAPILCCTAEILAHAVLQSGRELPLRHVTMDEFHYFAERGRGWAWELPLLELHHTRFLLMSATLGDTGWLVEHLDSTTSRSAAVVGGGERPVPLSFRYAVTPIHETINELIGDDLAPVYVVYFTQKAASEAAQAFMSLNVLTKEEKQRAAEMMAGFRFDTPFGKDLRRHLAAGIGVHHAGLLPRYRLLVERMAREGLLKLICGTDTLGVGVNIPIRSVLITQLCKYDGARTRILSVREFQQIAGRAGRRGYDTSGTVVVQAPAYWIENRRDEAKAANAGKRLKHRKKAPEHGFKDWNSDTFDRLVGGVPETLVSRFEVDGGAVLRVLDRPGDGVAQLRDIVSRSFAKESARDEMLTQIDDMLASLVAADLVEELDEPDAEGRPYRPHPQLQERFSLDRPLSPFVVDMLTAIAEADADGSPGDDVPSDDVPAESEQAVPATSPYAVALDMVSVVEASLEDPSAILQAQRRVLRDEEWAKLTAEGVEFSERQDRVAEVDWPRPLRDELVAAWRIHLEANPWLAGEWVRPKSIARDMFEQGETLTGYVHRFGLRRSEGVLVRYLADCFRALERNVPDHLRTPELAEIGDWLAAVVRSVDSSLLAEWERLERIAHGEEVDDVVANELDADAPTDITRNRREFRALVRTEMFRWVQAAARRALAEAVSELDQVDSEGAAAQRDAGAIDESLAPYWSEHAWIDISPDARAAQWFVFDEPPVSAGPATGRHGATQILVDPEGSGEWRLRGIVDVDRSRADGALVMAFSGVEHLT, encoded by the coding sequence GTGGCGACACTCGAGATCCCGTTCGGCGGGCTGGACGGCGACGAGGCGTTGGAACGTTTCACCGGGTGGGTCGAGGCACAGGGGCTCTCGCTGTACCCGGCCCAGGAGGAGGCCACCCTGTCGTTGTTCGCCGACGAGCACGCGGTGATCACGACGCCCACGGGGTCGGGCAAGTCGCTCGTCGCCACCGCCGGCCACGCCGAGGCACTGGCCGCCGGAGGCTTCTCGGTCTACACGGCCCCGATCAAGGCGCTCGTGTCGGAGAAGTTCTTCGATTTCCGGGCGATCTTCGGCGCCGACAACGTCGGGATGGTCACCGGCGATACGCAGATCAACCCGACCGCGCCGATCCTGTGTTGCACCGCCGAGATCCTCGCGCACGCCGTCTTGCAGTCGGGTCGCGAGCTGCCGTTGCGTCACGTCACGATGGACGAGTTCCACTACTTCGCCGAACGGGGGCGGGGTTGGGCGTGGGAACTGCCGCTGCTCGAACTGCACCACACCCGCTTTCTGCTGATGTCGGCGACCCTCGGAGACACGGGCTGGCTCGTCGAACACCTCGACTCGACGACCTCGCGATCCGCGGCGGTCGTCGGGGGAGGCGAGCGCCCGGTGCCGCTGTCGTTTCGCTATGCCGTCACGCCCATTCACGAGACGATCAACGAACTCATTGGCGACGACCTCGCTCCGGTCTACGTCGTGTACTTCACCCAGAAGGCGGCGAGTGAGGCCGCCCAGGCGTTCATGAGCCTCAACGTGTTGACAAAGGAGGAGAAGCAGCGTGCGGCCGAGATGATGGCGGGCTTCCGGTTCGACACCCCCTTCGGCAAGGACCTGCGGCGACATCTCGCCGCGGGCATCGGCGTCCATCACGCGGGGCTGTTGCCGCGGTATCGACTGCTGGTCGAGCGGATGGCCCGCGAGGGGCTGTTGAAGCTCATCTGCGGCACCGACACCCTGGGCGTGGGGGTGAACATCCCGATCCGATCGGTGCTCATCACGCAGCTGTGCAAATACGACGGGGCGCGCACCCGCATCCTCAGCGTGCGCGAGTTCCAACAGATTGCCGGCCGGGCCGGACGACGTGGCTACGACACCTCCGGGACCGTCGTCGTGCAGGCGCCGGCATACTGGATCGAGAACCGTCGCGACGAGGCCAAGGCGGCGAATGCGGGAAAGCGGCTCAAGCACCGCAAGAAGGCGCCCGAGCATGGGTTCAAGGACTGGAACTCCGACACGTTCGATCGGCTCGTCGGCGGGGTTCCCGAGACGTTGGTCTCACGGTTCGAGGTGGATGGCGGCGCGGTGCTGCGGGTGCTCGACCGTCCCGGTGACGGCGTGGCGCAACTGCGCGACATCGTGTCGCGCAGCTTCGCCAAGGAATCGGCCCGCGACGAGATGCTCACCCAGATCGACGACATGTTGGCCTCGCTGGTCGCCGCGGATCTGGTGGAGGAACTCGACGAGCCCGATGCCGAGGGTCGTCCGTACCGGCCGCATCCACAGCTGCAGGAGCGCTTTTCGCTCGATCGACCGCTGTCGCCGTTCGTCGTCGACATGCTCACGGCGATCGCCGAGGCCGACGCCGATGGCTCGCCTGGCGATGATGTGCCGTCCGACGATGTGCCTGCTGAGAGCGAGCAGGCGGTGCCCGCAACGTCCCCCTACGCGGTGGCGCTCGACATGGTGAGTGTGGTCGAGGCCAGTCTCGAGGACCCCTCCGCGATCCTGCAGGCGCAGCGGCGGGTGTTGCGCGACGAGGAATGGGCGAAGCTCACCGCCGAGGGCGTCGAGTTCTCGGAGCGCCAGGACCGTGTCGCAGAGGTCGACTGGCCCCGGCCGCTGCGCGACGAGTTGGTGGCGGCGTGGCGGATCCACCTCGAGGCCAACCCGTGGCTGGCGGGGGAGTGGGTGCGGCCGAAGTCGATCGCCCGCGACATGTTCGAGCAGGGCGAGACGCTCACCGGGTACGTGCATCGCTTCGGGTTGCGTCGTTCGGAAGGCGTGTTGGTCCGGTACCTCGCGGATTGCTTCCGGGCGTTGGAACGAAACGTTCCTGACCACCTGCGCACACCGGAGCTCGCGGAGATCGGCGACTGGTTGGCGGCGGTGGTTCGAAGCGTCGATTCCTCGTTGCTCGCCGAGTGGGAGCGACTCGAACGAATCGCGCACGGCGAAGAGGTGGACGATGTGGTGGCGAACGAACTCGACGCTGACGCGCCCACCGATATCACCCGCAACCGCCGCGAGTTCCGTGCGCTCGTGCGAACCGAGATGTTTCGTTGGGTGCAGGCCGCTGCCCGCCGGGCGCTGGCCGAAGCGGTGTCGGAGCTCGATCAGGTCGACAGCGAAGGTGCCGCGGCGCAGCGCGACGCCGGCGCGATCGATGAGTCGCTGGCTCCGTATTGGTCGGAGCACGCATGGATCGACATCTCCCCCGATGCCCGCGCCGCGCAGTGGTTCGTGTTCGACGAGCCGCCGGTCTCCGCTGGGCCGGCGACGGGCCGTCACGGCGCGACACAGATTCTCGTCGATCCTGAGGGTTCGGGCGAGTGGCGATTGCGGGGGATTGTCGACGTCGATCGCAGTCGGGCCGACGGGGCGTTGGTCATGGCATTTTCCGGGGTCGAACATCTGACCTGA
- a CDS encoding histidine phosphatase family protein yields MTIFLVRHGSAGHRNDSDPNDLDRHLDSTGLVQAERLAAVFSGAEQLTGLGDLGVPAVERVWSSPAARCVETIEPTASRLGVSLSTSPHLLEGADIDGAWELIESLARESGDSVMCSHGDMIPELIRRARLRGMLVPTKSGCSKGSVWALSWDGDRFISGSYATTR; encoded by the coding sequence GTGACGATTTTCCTCGTTCGCCACGGCTCGGCGGGCCACCGCAATGATTCCGATCCCAACGACCTCGACCGCCATCTCGACTCGACGGGGCTGGTTCAGGCTGAGCGATTGGCCGCAGTCTTTTCCGGTGCGGAGCAACTGACCGGACTCGGCGACCTCGGGGTCCCGGCCGTCGAGCGGGTGTGGTCCTCTCCAGCGGCACGCTGCGTGGAAACCATCGAACCGACCGCGAGCCGCCTCGGTGTGTCGTTGTCCACCTCGCCCCACCTGTTGGAAGGCGCCGACATCGACGGAGCGTGGGAACTGATCGAATCGCTCGCCCGCGAGTCGGGCGACTCGGTGATGTGTTCCCACGGCGACATGATCCCCGAACTCATCCGACGCGCCCGGCTGCGCGGGATGCTGGTTCCGACGAAGTCGGGATGTTCGAAAGGCTCGGTGTGGGCGCTGTCGTGGGACGGGGATCGCTTCATCAGCGGCTCGTACGCAACGACCCGCTGA
- a CDS encoding saccharopine dehydrogenase NADP-binding domain-containing protein, whose protein sequence is MKILVIGSGGVGSAFATIVSRRGFFETLVLADIDLARAQRAATRTGDARVSAMAVDASDSAAVAAAIANAGATLVLNAADPRFVMPIFEGCFAAGVTYIDMAMSLSSPHPGDPHAVCGVKLGDEQFARHDAWAERGLLALCGMGVEPGLADVFARYASDHLFSSIDEIGVRDGANLEVAGYDFAPTFSIWTTIEECLNPPVIWERERGWYTTEPFSEPETFVFPEGIGPVECVNVEHEEVLLVPRWIDCNRVTFKYGLGDEFIDVLKTLHKLGLDRVDPVEVRGQRVSPRDVVAAVLPNPADLTDEISGKTCAGTWVSGTGTDGEHKEVYLYHVVDNAESLARDGAQAVVWQTALFPAVAAELIAEGVWHGAGVLGPEAFDAVPFLDMVSGEHRSPWGIEDRTATAS, encoded by the coding sequence ATGAAAATCCTCGTGATCGGTTCCGGCGGTGTCGGTTCCGCGTTCGCAACGATCGTGTCCCGGCGGGGGTTCTTCGAGACGTTGGTCCTCGCCGACATCGATCTTGCGCGAGCGCAACGCGCTGCGACCCGCACGGGCGATGCCAGGGTGAGTGCCATGGCGGTCGACGCGTCCGACTCGGCGGCGGTCGCCGCGGCCATTGCCAACGCGGGGGCCACGTTGGTCCTGAACGCCGCGGATCCTCGCTTCGTCATGCCGATCTTCGAGGGCTGCTTTGCGGCGGGTGTGACCTACATCGACATGGCGATGTCGCTGTCGAGCCCCCATCCGGGCGACCCCCACGCCGTGTGCGGGGTGAAGCTGGGTGACGAACAGTTCGCGCGCCACGATGCCTGGGCAGAACGCGGGCTGCTCGCCTTGTGCGGGATGGGTGTGGAGCCGGGTCTCGCCGATGTGTTCGCCCGGTACGCGTCGGATCACCTCTTCAGCTCCATCGATGAGATCGGCGTGCGCGACGGGGCCAACCTCGAGGTCGCCGGCTACGACTTCGCGCCGACATTTTCCATCTGGACCACGATCGAGGAGTGCCTCAACCCGCCGGTGATCTGGGAGCGCGAGCGCGGGTGGTACACCACCGAGCCGTTCAGCGAGCCGGAGACCTTCGTGTTTCCCGAGGGCATCGGTCCGGTCGAATGCGTCAACGTTGAACACGAGGAGGTGCTGTTGGTGCCCCGTTGGATCGACTGCAACCGCGTGACGTTCAAATACGGGCTCGGCGACGAGTTCATCGACGTGCTCAAGACCCTTCACAAGCTCGGGTTGGATCGGGTCGATCCGGTCGAGGTACGCGGCCAGCGGGTGTCGCCGCGCGACGTCGTGGCCGCAGTCCTACCGAACCCGGCCGACCTCACCGATGAGATCTCGGGTAAGACATGTGCCGGCACCTGGGTCAGCGGAACCGGCACCGACGGCGAGCACAAAGAGGTGTACCTGTACCACGTCGTCGACAACGCCGAGTCGCTGGCGCGCGACGGCGCACAGGCGGTCGTGTGGCAGACGGCGCTGTTCCCGGCCGTTGCCGCTGAACTCATCGCCGAGGGAGTGTGGCACGGTGCCGGGGTGCTCGGTCCGGAGGCCTTCGATGCCGTGCCGTTTCTGGACATGGTGTCCGGCGAGCATCGCTCGCCGTGGGGGATTGAGGATCGCACCGCTACGGCGAGCTGA
- a CDS encoding cysteine desulfurase yields MARTYLDYASTTPLRPEAGTAMIALLEASGNGEIGDPSRSHSEGLDARRLVEDCRDVVAAALGARSREVVFCSGATEAIAAASHGAVRADPTRPHSVLSAVEHAAVRTCAERGPHTSVGADRYGRVSPDELLDAVRSDTAVVHLQWANHEVGTIQPVAEVAARVAELDDVLFHVDAAQAAGRTAISFKRSGADLLSVSGHKLGGPTGVGALLVRRGVRLDPLITGGDQERARRAGIENVVAIAGFAAALNAATATLAAETERLETLRSRIVDWARDAAGVGVLGHPDERLAQLVCLEIDGIEPQPILIGLDRVGIAVHSGNSCSSEALEPSPVLAAMGADAQHSLRISMGHLTTDEDIDRLLAELPRVLEQLWALRR; encoded by the coding sequence ATGGCTCGCACCTACCTCGACTATGCGTCGACCACCCCGCTTCGTCCCGAGGCGGGCACAGCGATGATCGCGCTCCTCGAGGCGTCCGGGAACGGCGAGATCGGCGACCCGAGCCGAAGCCACTCCGAAGGTCTTGACGCCCGCCGACTTGTGGAGGACTGCCGCGACGTCGTGGCCGCCGCACTCGGGGCCCGTTCACGCGAGGTCGTGTTCTGTTCGGGGGCGACCGAGGCGATCGCGGCCGCGTCGCACGGCGCCGTCCGTGCCGACCCGACACGCCCCCACAGCGTGCTCAGCGCCGTCGAACACGCGGCGGTGCGGACCTGTGCCGAGCGCGGTCCGCACACCAGCGTGGGGGCCGACCGCTACGGCCGGGTGTCGCCCGACGAGCTGCTCGACGCGGTGCGCAGCGACACCGCCGTGGTGCACCTGCAGTGGGCGAACCACGAAGTCGGCACGATCCAGCCGGTCGCCGAGGTTGCAGCACGCGTCGCCGAGCTCGACGACGTGTTGTTTCACGTCGACGCCGCCCAGGCCGCCGGGCGCACCGCGATCTCGTTCAAGCGCAGCGGTGCCGACCTGCTGTCGGTGTCGGGCCACAAACTCGGAGGACCCACCGGTGTGGGCGCGCTGCTCGTGCGGCGCGGCGTACGGCTCGACCCGCTCATCACCGGGGGCGACCAGGAACGAGCGCGGCGCGCCGGAATCGAAAACGTCGTGGCCATCGCCGGGTTCGCCGCCGCGCTCAACGCTGCGACGGCGACACTCGCAGCGGAGACCGAGCGGCTCGAGACGCTGCGGTCCCGCATCGTCGACTGGGCCCGCGATGCCGCGGGGGTCGGCGTGCTCGGCCACCCCGACGAACGCTTGGCACAACTCGTGTGTCTCGAGATCGACGGAATCGAACCTCAGCCGATCCTGATCGGGCTCGATCGTGTCGGAATCGCCGTGCACTCGGGCAACTCGTGCAGTTCCGAAGCACTCGAGCCGTCCCCGGTGCTCGCGGCGATGGGAGCCGACGCCCAGCACTCGCTTCGGATTTCGATGGGTCACCTCACGACCGACGAGGATATCGATCGGCTGCTCGCCGAACTTCCACGGGTACTCGAGCAGCTCTGGGCACTGCGCCGCTGA